One genomic region from Tigriopus californicus strain San Diego chromosome 4, Tcal_SD_v2.1, whole genome shotgun sequence encodes:
- the LOC131879643 gene encoding uncharacterized protein LOC131879643: MKWIYVVAAFALFAVVRSDSEFESDEEGEARLGFVTVTGNGATSVTFNATSIQNAVILGLFILVLGALVIPLLGGLAGGDDTGYGSGYEQTGYQTGYEQPSSGYNTYSKRSIEAVGPVIEALSSAYRKYEDDEH, from the exons atgaagtggatcTACGTCGTCGCTGCTTTTGCCCTTTTCGCCGTTGTGCGGTCGGACTCTGAATTCGAATCAGATGAGGAAGGCGAAGCCAGGTTGGGATTCGTCACCGTAACGGGCAACGGAGCCACCTCTGTGACCTTCAATGCCACCTCCATTCAAAATGCCGTCATTTTGGGTctcttcatcctcgtcctcggcGCTCTTGTTATCCCTCTTTTGGGAGGTCTTGCCGGTGGAGATGATACCGGATACGGTAGCGGTTATGAGCAAACTGGATACCAAACTGGCTACGAGCAACCCTCATCTGGATACAACACCTACTCCAAGAG GTCCATTGAGGCTGTTGGCCCTGTTATTGAGGCTCTGTCTAGCGCTTACCGCAAATACGAGGATGACGAACACTAA
- the LOC131879312 gene encoding broad-complex core protein isoforms 1/2/3/4/5-like isoform X5 yields MASNTPSTTHTPPMEAKDSNAGPINNNSSSGHDNSGTGGGPGSLATPHQGDEHFCLKWNDYQDSIFHTLQDLRADEDFVDVTLVCDGTPLRAHQLMLSACSDFFREMLKNLSRQRSFQSHPVIVLWDISVEDMKKVLKFMYNGEVEVPQAHLNLFLSVAEKLRVRGLCQSGGKNTPEPAGSHPPKSPSSSPNSPSPTKFNHHPPDEAHSSKRIKIEANLGNHIEIRHCVAFKEESTTGTGSPKASTSFPDPGGPDDSLSRSVGGSEADFSMGGEDNGDSGRMPSQLMGMANLAGMSPSGSMDQATAKGENSGEEPWWA; encoded by the exons ATGGCGTCCAATACACCCAGCACAACCCATACCCCGCCCATGGAGGCCAAAGACAGCAATGCCGGGCCCATCAATAATAATAGTAGCAGTGGCCATGACAATAGTGGTACTGGTGGGGGTCCTGGCAGCCTAGCCACACCCCATCAGGGTGATGAGCATTTCTGTCTCAAGTGGAACGATTATCAGGACAGCATTTTCCACACCCTCCAAGATCTCCGAGCCGATGAAGATTTTGTGGATGTGACACTCGTGTGCGATGGCACGCCGCTCCGAGCCCATCAATTGATGCTCTCGGCGTGTTCGGATTTTTTCCGCGAGATGCTCAAAAACTTGTCGCGACAACGAAGTTTTCAGTCGCATCCTGTGATTGTGTTATGGGACATTTCGGTCGAGGATATGAAGAAAGTCCTCAAGTTTATGTACAACGGCGAAGTGGAAGTGCCGCAAGCTCATCTAAATCTTTTCTTGAGTGTGGCCGAAAAACTGCGAGTTCGCGGTTTGTGTCAGAGTGGCGGTAAGAACACGCCTGAACCAGCCGGCTCCCACCCACCCAAGTCACCTTCATCCTCTCCGAACTCGCCTTCACCCACCAAGTTTAACCACCACCCTCCAGATGAGGCCCACAGCTCAAAGCGAATCAAGATCGAGGCTAATTTGGGCAATCATATTGAAATCCGGCATTGCGTGGCCTTTAAAGAAGAATCGACGACGGGAACGGGATCGCCCAAAGCCTCCACCTCTTTCCCCGATCCTGGAGGTCCCGATGACTCATTAAGTCGCTCAGTCGGCGGTTCGGAGGCGGATTTTTCCATGGGAGGTGAGGACAATGGCGATTCCGGCCGAATGCCGTCCCAGTTAATGG GCATGGCCAATCTAGCGGGAATGTCACCTTCGGGGAGCATGGATCAAGCCACTGCCAAAGGTGAG AATTCTGGCGAAGAGCCATGGTGGGCATGA
- the LOC131879312 gene encoding broad-complex core protein isoforms 1/2/3/4/5-like isoform X3 yields the protein MASNTPSTTHTPPMEAKDSNAGPINNNSSSGHDNSGTGGGPGSLATPHQGDEHFCLKWNDYQDSIFHTLQDLRADEDFVDVTLVCDGTPLRAHQLMLSACSDFFREMLKNLSRQRSFQSHPVIVLWDISVEDMKKVLKFMYNGEVEVPQAHLNLFLSVAEKLRVRGLCQSGGKNTPEPAGSHPPKSPSSSPNSPSPTKFNHHPPDEAHSSKRIKIEANLGNHIEIRHCVAFKEESTTGTGSPKASTSFPDPGGPDDSLSRSVGGSEADFSMGGEDNGDSGRMPSQLMGMANLAGMSPSGSMDQATAKAPRPHFPTVPTMPSVWSPNMRQPQTKWHHHLAMKSRVIFNEPQVEAMEATFRMNPYLGAHDRRRLIAQTGLTERQILVWFQNRRRKEKGLMYVGPTTYTVHRPSL from the exons ATGGCGTCCAATACACCCAGCACAACCCATACCCCGCCCATGGAGGCCAAAGACAGCAATGCCGGGCCCATCAATAATAATAGTAGCAGTGGCCATGACAATAGTGGTACTGGTGGGGGTCCTGGCAGCCTAGCCACACCCCATCAGGGTGATGAGCATTTCTGTCTCAAGTGGAACGATTATCAGGACAGCATTTTCCACACCCTCCAAGATCTCCGAGCCGATGAAGATTTTGTGGATGTGACACTCGTGTGCGATGGCACGCCGCTCCGAGCCCATCAATTGATGCTCTCGGCGTGTTCGGATTTTTTCCGCGAGATGCTCAAAAACTTGTCGCGACAACGAAGTTTTCAGTCGCATCCTGTGATTGTGTTATGGGACATTTCGGTCGAGGATATGAAGAAAGTCCTCAAGTTTATGTACAACGGCGAAGTGGAAGTGCCGCAAGCTCATCTAAATCTTTTCTTGAGTGTGGCCGAAAAACTGCGAGTTCGCGGTTTGTGTCAGAGTGGCGGTAAGAACACGCCTGAACCAGCCGGCTCCCACCCACCCAAGTCACCTTCATCCTCTCCGAACTCGCCTTCACCCACCAAGTTTAACCACCACCCTCCAGATGAGGCCCACAGCTCAAAGCGAATCAAGATCGAGGCTAATTTGGGCAATCATATTGAAATCCGGCATTGCGTGGCCTTTAAAGAAGAATCGACGACGGGAACGGGATCGCCCAAAGCCTCCACCTCTTTCCCCGATCCTGGAGGTCCCGATGACTCATTAAGTCGCTCAGTCGGCGGTTCGGAGGCGGATTTTTCCATGGGAGGTGAGGACAATGGCGATTCCGGCCGAATGCCGTCCCAGTTAATGG GCATGGCCAATCTAGCGGGAATGTCACCTTCGGGGAGCATGGATCAAGCCACTGCCAAAG CTCCACGCCCGCACTTTCCAACCGTTCCGACCATGCCATCAGTATGGAGTCCAAACATGAGACAACCCCAAACCAAATGGCATCATCATCTAGCCATGAAATCTCGTGTGATATTCAATGAACCTCAAGTGGAAGCCATGGAGGCCACATTTCGGATGAATCCCTATTTGGGGGCTCATGATCGGCGTCGGTTGATCGCTCAAACAGGACTCACAGAGCGTCAGATTCTGGTGTGGTTTCAAAACCGTAGACGGAAGGAAAAGGGATTGATGTATGTGGGACCAACCACGTACACAGTGCATCGGCCTTCGCTTTAA
- the LOC131879312 gene encoding broad-complex core protein isoforms 1/2/3/4/5-like isoform X2 produces MASNTPSTTHTPPMEAKDSNAGPINNNSSSGHDNSGTGGGPGSLATPHQGDEHFCLKWNDYQDSIFHTLQDLRADEDFVDVTLVCDGTPLRAHQLMLSACSDFFREMLKNLSRQRSFQSHPVIVLWDISVEDMKKVLKFMYNGEVEVPQAHLNLFLSVAEKLRVRGLCQSGGKNTPEPAGSHPPKSPSSSPNSPSPTKFNHHPPDEAHSSKRIKIEANLGNHIEIRHCVAFKEESTTGTGSPKASTSFPDPGGPDDSLSRSVGGSEADFSMGGMANLAGMSPSGSMDQATAKEFWRRAMVGMNMPGGSALSSPNHSPSTPKPYTGGYGAYGGYGDGSYESTRRQRSVYSSQQIAQLESFFQMNEYIDGDRKRHLSQLTNIPELQIKVWFQNRRQKKKRELEELFQQRSNRPSRQSRYS; encoded by the exons ATGGCGTCCAATACACCCAGCACAACCCATACCCCGCCCATGGAGGCCAAAGACAGCAATGCCGGGCCCATCAATAATAATAGTAGCAGTGGCCATGACAATAGTGGTACTGGTGGGGGTCCTGGCAGCCTAGCCACACCCCATCAGGGTGATGAGCATTTCTGTCTCAAGTGGAACGATTATCAGGACAGCATTTTCCACACCCTCCAAGATCTCCGAGCCGATGAAGATTTTGTGGATGTGACACTCGTGTGCGATGGCACGCCGCTCCGAGCCCATCAATTGATGCTCTCGGCGTGTTCGGATTTTTTCCGCGAGATGCTCAAAAACTTGTCGCGACAACGAAGTTTTCAGTCGCATCCTGTGATTGTGTTATGGGACATTTCGGTCGAGGATATGAAGAAAGTCCTCAAGTTTATGTACAACGGCGAAGTGGAAGTGCCGCAAGCTCATCTAAATCTTTTCTTGAGTGTGGCCGAAAAACTGCGAGTTCGCGGTTTGTGTCAGAGTGGCGGTAAGAACACGCCTGAACCAGCCGGCTCCCACCCACCCAAGTCACCTTCATCCTCTCCGAACTCGCCTTCACCCACCAAGTTTAACCACCACCCTCCAGATGAGGCCCACAGCTCAAAGCGAATCAAGATCGAGGCTAATTTGGGCAATCATATTGAAATCCGGCATTGCGTGGCCTTTAAAGAAGAATCGACGACGGGAACGGGATCGCCCAAAGCCTCCACCTCTTTCCCCGATCCTGGAGGTCCCGATGACTCATTAAGTCGCTCAGTCGGCGGTTCGGAGGCGGATTTTTCCATGGGAG GCATGGCCAATCTAGCGGGAATGTCACCTTCGGGGAGCATGGATCAAGCCACTGCCAAAG AATTCTGGCGAAGAGCCATGGTGGGCATGAATATGCCCGGAGGCTCAGCCCTCTCCAGTCCCAATCACAGTCCATCCACGCCTAAACCCTACACGGGAGGATACGGTGCCTATGGGGGATATGGAGATGGGAGCTATGAATCTACGCGAAGACAACGCTCGGTTTATTCCAGCCAACAAATTGCACAACTTGAgtccttttttcaaatgaacgaATACATCGATGGAGATCGTAAACGTCACTTATCACAACTGACCAATATTCCTGAGCTTCAAATCAAGGTTTGGTTTCAAAACCGAcggcaaaagaaaaaacgtGAGCTCGAAGAGCTGTTCCAGCAACGAAGCAATCGACCATCCCGTCAATCGAGGTACTCTTAA
- the LOC131879312 gene encoding broad-complex core protein isoforms 1/2/3/4/5-like isoform X4, whose amino-acid sequence MASNTPSTTHTPPMEAKDSNAGPINNNSSSGHDNSGTGGGPGSLATPHQGDEHFCLKWNDYQDSIFHTLQDLRADEDFVDVTLVCDGTPLRAHQLMLSACSDFFREMLKNLSRQRSFQSHPVIVLWDISVEDMKKVLKFMYNGEVEVPQAHLNLFLSVAEKLRVRGLCQSGGKNTPEPAGSHPPKSPSSSPNSPSPTKFNHHPPDEAHSSKRIKIEANLGNHIEIRHCVAFKEESTTGTGSPKASTSFPDPGGPDDSLSRSVGGSEADFSMGGMANLAGMSPSGSMDQATAKAPRPHFPTVPTMPSVWSPNMRQPQTKWHHHLAMKSRVIFNEPQVEAMEATFRMNPYLGAHDRRRLIAQTGLTERQILVWFQNRRRKEKGLMYVGPTTYTVHRPSL is encoded by the exons ATGGCGTCCAATACACCCAGCACAACCCATACCCCGCCCATGGAGGCCAAAGACAGCAATGCCGGGCCCATCAATAATAATAGTAGCAGTGGCCATGACAATAGTGGTACTGGTGGGGGTCCTGGCAGCCTAGCCACACCCCATCAGGGTGATGAGCATTTCTGTCTCAAGTGGAACGATTATCAGGACAGCATTTTCCACACCCTCCAAGATCTCCGAGCCGATGAAGATTTTGTGGATGTGACACTCGTGTGCGATGGCACGCCGCTCCGAGCCCATCAATTGATGCTCTCGGCGTGTTCGGATTTTTTCCGCGAGATGCTCAAAAACTTGTCGCGACAACGAAGTTTTCAGTCGCATCCTGTGATTGTGTTATGGGACATTTCGGTCGAGGATATGAAGAAAGTCCTCAAGTTTATGTACAACGGCGAAGTGGAAGTGCCGCAAGCTCATCTAAATCTTTTCTTGAGTGTGGCCGAAAAACTGCGAGTTCGCGGTTTGTGTCAGAGTGGCGGTAAGAACACGCCTGAACCAGCCGGCTCCCACCCACCCAAGTCACCTTCATCCTCTCCGAACTCGCCTTCACCCACCAAGTTTAACCACCACCCTCCAGATGAGGCCCACAGCTCAAAGCGAATCAAGATCGAGGCTAATTTGGGCAATCATATTGAAATCCGGCATTGCGTGGCCTTTAAAGAAGAATCGACGACGGGAACGGGATCGCCCAAAGCCTCCACCTCTTTCCCCGATCCTGGAGGTCCCGATGACTCATTAAGTCGCTCAGTCGGCGGTTCGGAGGCGGATTTTTCCATGGGAG GCATGGCCAATCTAGCGGGAATGTCACCTTCGGGGAGCATGGATCAAGCCACTGCCAAAG CTCCACGCCCGCACTTTCCAACCGTTCCGACCATGCCATCAGTATGGAGTCCAAACATGAGACAACCCCAAACCAAATGGCATCATCATCTAGCCATGAAATCTCGTGTGATATTCAATGAACCTCAAGTGGAAGCCATGGAGGCCACATTTCGGATGAATCCCTATTTGGGGGCTCATGATCGGCGTCGGTTGATCGCTCAAACAGGACTCACAGAGCGTCAGATTCTGGTGTGGTTTCAAAACCGTAGACGGAAGGAAAAGGGATTGATGTATGTGGGACCAACCACGTACACAGTGCATCGGCCTTCGCTTTAA
- the LOC131879312 gene encoding broad-complex core protein isoforms 1/2/3/4/5-like isoform X1 — protein MASNTPSTTHTPPMEAKDSNAGPINNNSSSGHDNSGTGGGPGSLATPHQGDEHFCLKWNDYQDSIFHTLQDLRADEDFVDVTLVCDGTPLRAHQLMLSACSDFFREMLKNLSRQRSFQSHPVIVLWDISVEDMKKVLKFMYNGEVEVPQAHLNLFLSVAEKLRVRGLCQSGGKNTPEPAGSHPPKSPSSSPNSPSPTKFNHHPPDEAHSSKRIKIEANLGNHIEIRHCVAFKEESTTGTGSPKASTSFPDPGGPDDSLSRSVGGSEADFSMGGEDNGDSGRMPSQLMGMANLAGMSPSGSMDQATAKEFWRRAMVGMNMPGGSALSSPNHSPSTPKPYTGGYGAYGGYGDGSYESTRRQRSVYSSQQIAQLESFFQMNEYIDGDRKRHLSQLTNIPELQIKVWFQNRRQKKKRELEELFQQRSNRPSRQSRYS, from the exons ATGGCGTCCAATACACCCAGCACAACCCATACCCCGCCCATGGAGGCCAAAGACAGCAATGCCGGGCCCATCAATAATAATAGTAGCAGTGGCCATGACAATAGTGGTACTGGTGGGGGTCCTGGCAGCCTAGCCACACCCCATCAGGGTGATGAGCATTTCTGTCTCAAGTGGAACGATTATCAGGACAGCATTTTCCACACCCTCCAAGATCTCCGAGCCGATGAAGATTTTGTGGATGTGACACTCGTGTGCGATGGCACGCCGCTCCGAGCCCATCAATTGATGCTCTCGGCGTGTTCGGATTTTTTCCGCGAGATGCTCAAAAACTTGTCGCGACAACGAAGTTTTCAGTCGCATCCTGTGATTGTGTTATGGGACATTTCGGTCGAGGATATGAAGAAAGTCCTCAAGTTTATGTACAACGGCGAAGTGGAAGTGCCGCAAGCTCATCTAAATCTTTTCTTGAGTGTGGCCGAAAAACTGCGAGTTCGCGGTTTGTGTCAGAGTGGCGGTAAGAACACGCCTGAACCAGCCGGCTCCCACCCACCCAAGTCACCTTCATCCTCTCCGAACTCGCCTTCACCCACCAAGTTTAACCACCACCCTCCAGATGAGGCCCACAGCTCAAAGCGAATCAAGATCGAGGCTAATTTGGGCAATCATATTGAAATCCGGCATTGCGTGGCCTTTAAAGAAGAATCGACGACGGGAACGGGATCGCCCAAAGCCTCCACCTCTTTCCCCGATCCTGGAGGTCCCGATGACTCATTAAGTCGCTCAGTCGGCGGTTCGGAGGCGGATTTTTCCATGGGAGGTGAGGACAATGGCGATTCCGGCCGAATGCCGTCCCAGTTAATGG GCATGGCCAATCTAGCGGGAATGTCACCTTCGGGGAGCATGGATCAAGCCACTGCCAAAG AATTCTGGCGAAGAGCCATGGTGGGCATGAATATGCCCGGAGGCTCAGCCCTCTCCAGTCCCAATCACAGTCCATCCACGCCTAAACCCTACACGGGAGGATACGGTGCCTATGGGGGATATGGAGATGGGAGCTATGAATCTACGCGAAGACAACGCTCGGTTTATTCCAGCCAACAAATTGCACAACTTGAgtccttttttcaaatgaacgaATACATCGATGGAGATCGTAAACGTCACTTATCACAACTGACCAATATTCCTGAGCTTCAAATCAAGGTTTGGTTTCAAAACCGAcggcaaaagaaaaaacgtGAGCTCGAAGAGCTGTTCCAGCAACGAAGCAATCGACCATCCCGTCAATCGAGGTACTCTTAA
- the LOC131879531 gene encoding ADP-ribose glycohydrolase MACROD1-like: MIVSVQVRRFSTQANSVMFIMWQLMGCKGFVRSTSSISRHFYHYGTPFSTVSSTSDVTPHTTTTTPIFNISCGFKHRHPLRGFPGSRLFSPARSSFGHIPCQSFHSTCCQSSSNQMSGWQAEKAKLESMSEEEHIQLLAKKRAKLMSEIPPWNVYYKAKFAHLSKMLSDEDRERCLDTEPDFSGLVSIYQGDITKLGIDAIVNAANKSLLGGGGVDGAIHRAAGDKLLKECKTLDGCKTGQAKITSGYDLPAKYVIHTVGPIGEKPDALQSCYQKSLELMVQNNLRSIAFPCISTGVYGYSSENACPVALRTVREFLEKHPDKVDRIIFCLFMEKDIDLYEKEMQVFFPIPKIAEGGEK; the protein is encoded by the exons ATGATCGTGAGTGTACAAGTCCGCAGGTTTTCAACTCAGGCTAATTCTGTCATGTTTATCATGTGGCAACTCATGGGTTGCAAGGGATTTGTCAGGTCCACTTCTTCGATTAGTCGACATTTCTATCATTACGGAACACCTTTTTCAACTGTGAGCAGTACCAGTGACGTCACTCCTCACACAACGACAACAACCCCTATCTTCAACATCTCCTGCGGCTTCAAGCACCGCCATCCTTTGCGCGGTTTTCCCGGGTCACGGCTCTTTTCACCGGCACGGTCATCGTTCGGGCACATTCCTTGTCAAAGTTTCCACTCCACGTGTTGTCAATCCTCATCCAACCAAATGTCGGGTTGGCAGGCCGAAAAGG CCAAATTGGAATCGATGTCCGAGGAGGAACACATCCAGCTTCTTGCGAAGAAGAGAGCCAAGCTCATGTCGGAAATCCCGCCTTGGAATGTGTATTATAAGGCTAAATTTGCTCATCTGAGTAAGATGCTTTCGGACGAGGATCGTGAGCGATGTTTGGACACGGAGCCGGATTTTTCTGGCTTGGTTTCCATCTATCAAGGGGATATTACTAAATTGGGCATTGACGCCATTGTGAATGCGGCTAACAAGTCTCTCttgggtggaggaggag TGGATGGAGCCATTCATCGGGCTGCGGGCGACAAATTGTTAAAGGAATGTAAAACGCTTGATGGATGTAAAACGGGGCAGGCTAAGATCACCAGTGGATACGATCTCCCGGCTAAAT ATGTCATCCACACGGTTGGTCCGATTGGCGAAAAACCCGATGCACTCCAGAGTTGCTACCAAAAGTCTCTTGAATTGATGGTTCAAAACAACCTTCGATCCATT GCCTTCCCTTGCATCAGCACGGGTGTATACGGATACTCGTCGGAGAATGCTTGTCCGGTTGCTTTGAGGACTGTTCGCGAGTTCTTGGAGAAACACCCTGATAAG GTGGACAGGATAATCTTTTGCCTCTTCATGGAAAAGGATATCGACTTGTACGAGAAAGAGATGCAAGTTTTCTTTCCTATCCCGAAAATAGCTGAGGGCGGTGAAAAGTAA